A genomic segment from Ruegeria sp. TM1040 encodes:
- the hflX gene encoding GTPase HflX, translating into MEHDRKQTRAWVLHPDIKSDRDRRDAVPALEEGVALAAALPDLEVVGSTVVGLPKAHPGMLFGSGKIEELKTLFKAEEVELVLIDGPVSPVQQRNLEKAWKVKILDRTGLILEIFSDRARTREGVLQVEMAALSYQRTRLVRAWTHLERQRGGLGFVGGPGETQIEADRRAIDEQLVRLRRQLDKVVKTRTLHRAARAKVPYPIVALVGYTNAGKSTLFNRLTGAEVMAKDMLFATLDPTMRRVELPDGPEVILSDTVGFISDLPTELVASFRATLEEVLAADVILHVRDISHSDTEHQAEDVEQILSSLGVDEDRTVIEVWNKIDQLSEEEADACRQRADRNDSLYAISAITGEGLPQLLHDIAMKLQGVRVDEVLTLDFSQGKQRAWLFKQDVVQEENQTDTGFEISVRWTEKQKAQYAAL; encoded by the coding sequence ATGGAGCATGACAGGAAGCAGACCCGGGCTTGGGTTCTGCATCCGGATATCAAGTCAGATAGGGATCGTCGCGACGCAGTTCCGGCGCTAGAGGAAGGTGTGGCGCTCGCCGCCGCACTGCCCGACCTTGAAGTGGTCGGCTCAACTGTCGTGGGCCTTCCCAAGGCGCATCCCGGTATGCTGTTTGGCTCCGGCAAGATCGAAGAGCTGAAGACCCTGTTCAAAGCCGAAGAGGTCGAACTGGTCTTGATTGACGGCCCCGTAAGCCCGGTCCAGCAGCGCAACCTCGAAAAAGCCTGGAAGGTCAAAATTCTTGACCGAACCGGGCTTATTCTCGAGATCTTCTCGGATCGTGCGCGCACCCGTGAGGGCGTGCTGCAGGTTGAAATGGCAGCGCTCAGCTATCAGCGCACGCGACTGGTGCGTGCCTGGACCCACCTAGAGCGTCAGCGTGGTGGTCTTGGCTTTGTCGGCGGCCCCGGCGAAACCCAGATCGAAGCGGACCGCCGCGCCATCGACGAACAGCTTGTCCGACTGCGGCGACAACTCGACAAGGTTGTGAAAACGCGTACGCTGCATCGCGCCGCGCGCGCCAAAGTGCCTTATCCGATTGTTGCGCTTGTGGGATATACCAACGCTGGAAAATCCACTCTGTTCAATCGTCTGACCGGGGCAGAGGTGATGGCGAAAGACATGCTCTTTGCCACGCTGGACCCCACCATGCGCCGCGTTGAGCTGCCGGATGGGCCAGAAGTCATCCTCTCGGACACCGTGGGATTCATCTCTGATCTTCCGACCGAACTGGTTGCCTCGTTTCGCGCGACGCTCGAAGAGGTGCTGGCCGCAGATGTGATCCTACATGTGCGCGACATCAGCCACAGCGACACCGAACATCAGGCCGAAGACGTGGAGCAGATCCTGAGCTCGCTTGGAGTGGACGAGGACCGCACGGTCATCGAGGTCTGGAACAAGATCGACCAGCTCTCCGAGGAAGAGGCGGATGCCTGCCGCCAACGGGCAGACCGCAACGACTCGCTCTACGCGATTTCCGCGATAACCGGCGAGGGGCTGCCTCAACTGTTGCACGACATTGCCATGAAGCTTCAGGGCGTGCGTGTGGATGAGGTACTGACGCTGGACTTTT
- the hfq gene encoding RNA chaperone Hfq — protein sequence MASDRQNLQDAFLNHVRKTKVPVTIFLINGVKLQGVITWFDNFCVLLRRDGQSQLVYKHAISTIMPAQPISLYEGEDSN from the coding sequence ATGGCTTCGGACAGACAGAATCTTCAGGACGCTTTCCTGAACCACGTTCGCAAAACAAAAGTTCCAGTCACAATTTTCTTGATCAACGGTGTGAAACTGCAGGGCGTGATCACCTGGTTCGACAACTTCTGTGTGTTGCTGCGCCGCGATGGCCAGTCGCAGCTTGTCTACAAGCATGCGATTTCCACCATCATGCCGGCCCAGCCCATCAGCCTATATGAAGGTGAAGACTCCAATTGA